The Malus sylvestris chromosome 3, drMalSylv7.2, whole genome shotgun sequence genomic sequence CAGCGGCCTATTTCCAAGTTTTAGAGATCAACCTAGAAATTTCCTCCAGAAGTTCCTCTGGGGGCATAATTCCCCTCTGTCCCTGGTTTCTTTAGCCAAGTAAACCATAGGTATAATCACCAAAGTTTGTTTAAAATTTTCCCTAATTCTGTTTTCATCCTCGTTTTACTATTCTGATGAGATACATTGAACCATTGGGTTTTTCCTTTAAATCATTTATCCCATTTCCTGAAACTACCCTATCCATCCATAAATCTTTCTGCAACATCATCAGTGTGGCAATCATTAATGGTGCTTACTTTGAAAAGGTCCGGCATCAATCAAACTGCCATTTCAATGTGGTTGGGGAGTGTATATATAAATCATATACATATCCATGATTCATGTTTCATGCTATTCAAATGATGCAGATATGTGACTTGTATTTGTTTACTTTAGGCATATCCACTTCTAAATGTAAGATGATGCACATATTATTGTTTATAATTGTAGTTTAGAACATATCTTAGATTTATGTAAAAAAGTTGACCGCTAAATTGTAGATAAGGTATTTGAATTATACCTGAAGTTGCATTCTTGTCCCCGAACTTGCATAAAAGTTGCTATGGTGCTCAACCTAATCCCGAGTTGCAACATTTGGTCCTTTCCGTTAGTTTTTCTGTCCTAAACCATTAGACTGCTTGACCCAAAACTAATAATCTATAATTAAATAAAACGAAAACAACGAACATGATTGAACAAGGGTGTGTAAGATGAAAAAAGGGTGTGTTTTTTATACAACGATATTCTACTCTAAGTGGGAGGGATATTATACTGTAAGGGAAGGAGGATTGGGATAGGCCACACAATGTACACCAACCACAAGTGGATTAagatcatctctctctctctaagtggGAGGGATattatactggaagggaaggaGGATTGGGATAGGCCACACAATGTACACCAACCACAAGTCTCTCTCCAGCGGTTGCGGAACATGAGTCGTTCTTGACATTACAGAGGGTTATCATGTGGTTTGGCAGATTAGTAATAATAAAGATGGACCGCGCTCCCCAAAGCTCCAATTCTTCCTCCCCAATCCCCACACAATCTGCATGCAATCCTTCCCACACCTACCTGCcccctttcattttgtttttaacttttgttattattttatgaTATTCATTTTtcctattatttttatttatttttataaattgtaAGTTGAAATTCCTAATTTACCCCAatatttaaaagaaataaaTGGAGTTTTTAGTAAGGACTAAAGGTGCAACTCGGGGTCCTATTCGAGGACATGAACTACTATTATTCGAGTTCAAGGGCGAAAATGCAACTCGGGTATAACTCAGGTCCATTGCTACAATTAAGACAAAAAATTTAGCATACAATTATAGAAGGTGTGGAAGTGAAAATTGATCACGTCCTAAAGTTTGTTATAATTGAGAATTAAAAAATTGCCTTTGATGTTTCAACCCTAAATCAGTGCATCAACTTAATATATTTTTGTGTATTGATTAGTTAAGTTGCAAAAATAGGAGAGGAGTATAATATTACCCTAAATTTGGTTTTCAGCTTCTTATTCTTTTGCCTTCCGATGAGTTGGAACTGGAAAAGAAGTTGTACATGACCATGGTAAATGATGCGGTTAAAATATGTTTGTTGTGTTATAATGTATAAGATATCCATAAGTTTCAGTTTGGTGTGGTTCCATTTAAAGTGAAATAATTATATAAAGCTGATAGGATTTTGACTGTGCAATTTAGGATTTCTAGTTTTCTTTGCAACTATATCAGATTAGATTTCTTTAGTATCAGAAAGTGAAAATTGAATAATATACATGGGTCCCTTAGCCATTCTGTTGTTTGTCCTGGACTTTAACATGTTGCAGTAAATGGTAGAATTTTCTGGCTTTCTTCTTGGTCTGCAATTAGACTCCTATGTTTGCATGTTCATGCCCTGCTAGCGTATCTGTGAGTCTCATGGAAGTATACCACTTTCTTTCAGGTCATTAGTTATATAATCTTCATCTGTTGATGATCTTGTGCCTGCTAGTTCCCGTTCCAACATGAACAACTCATTTGGTGATGATTATGTAAGTCTTCGGAACATTAGTGATTTTATTGTCTACACAAACAAAATAGGGCAACCTTAACACTTTGTGTGCAGGATGAAGCAACTGTTGCAGGATTTGAAGTTTTAAGATCACCCGATGCAAGTTACAACAATGTGTACCCAGGGAATGAAGACGAGGCCCAGGATCCACCTCTTGTCCCTCCACAGCTGCAACAGACGTTACTTAGTTACCCAGCAAGTGCAGACACTACGGGAACTATTCCCTTACCGCAAAACGTGACACTCAACCATCTTTACATTGAGAACCGGGAGACCCCACGATCTGTGGTCGCACTTGGGTTCACTCATCGCATTCGTTCAAAATTTGTTACAGTTGTGCTATACAAACCAGTTCAAAGAAGGGGCACTACCAGCAGTTAGGAATCGAACATTAGGAGGATAGACCTAAATTAGCGGTGAAAGATACTTATTTCCTCACAGAAACTTATGAACTTAGGTTTGATTTCTGCCGAGTTCTTTGTAGACTTGATATATTCTTCAGGGTAGACTTGGTATACTGTGGAGTTGGCTGGTTAGGTTATGATCCCATGTGAGAATTGTTTATTTGAAATGATTGGGATCATTTGATTGCATTTGTGAATATAAAATGCCTGCTTTATACAGATAAGGAAGCCTTCTCCAATGCACATCATGTGGTTGAATGATGTATGCAACTCTTGCAGAAACATGCATTCAATTATTcgtaatatatatgtatttgaCCTAAAACTAGAAGCTTATCTCCCAAGCATATAAttcatttgttttattttgtgctCCAATTATTTTGGTAATGTGAGTGGTCAACTCCTACTGTCACTACTTATCCTTGCCAAATGGGGGAAGTAAGAGGATTATTGTAATACATTATGGATGGGTTTTTAGATAATATTCTAAACTACTAAAAGCTACGGGATGAGATTCAAATTTGGGTGTGTGCAATTGTTTTGCACTCCGTCCTACCCTGTGTATGAGTGCTCTTATGTAGTGTATATTCTGTATTTTTATTAGATATGAATGTTTTGAGATGCatttggaaaactaatgaaaaaggcttgaaaacttcgagttttaacgataagaacaaaataaagataaaagtgaatagtatcaggtttgactttttagtgttaaaatgtggtttttggttaaagtaaacagtaccatgagcttttcgttaaaactcctcttttttttcttcaaaacaaacaatattatctacattaaagagGAAGAGGTAGATTTGGCCTCACAATGAGGATTAAATTTGCCGTTAGTGAGAATTAAATCTAAGATCTTTCACTTACAAGCGAAAGTAAACCATTTCTCGATTTATCGTGTCATCAGGGTTTAGAAATGCACAAACTGGTTGGTCATTCAAACTATCCaaataaaatcaatttatgcggtttggttggttttggttttgacaatAACAGTGTTATATTGGACCGAATTGAACCAAACCGCATGTACTATTAAGTTTAGGATGGTGATTTCACTCTCTGATTTCCTTCACTCTTCTCCCCATTGATTTACCTTCCAAAAAAATTAGATCCGATGGTAAACGGAATACTATTCAAGTTTGGACTGAATTGAACCAAACTGTATATACTATTTAAACTAGATAAGGATCGATAACAACGATAAGTTAGAATTGTTGATCTGAATACCAACCGGATTCGATAATTTGATTAAGGGTGGTGCTATATACACAAAATTCATGCACCAATCGACTTTGCACATTCCATAcgatataattttttatacaattatttaacttaaattaaaatacaaatttGTTTGGTGCCACATCTGtgtagcaaaaaataatcacaaagcgacacgtggatttttgggtgaagatgacaaatttaccctcgaggcataccgggtctcctacacacgagcagtggagaatcatccatcaaccaaatcgggagtacccaaaataggtaacaagttcaaatttgtctcatccatcctcattccataacttccaaaaacctcccaaaacatttcttttatcatgataattagccaattaatatatttatacctaattaatatattaattgctaattgaatcaccaaataacaccccaaaacacacttaaaggccggccacaccccatttcctatatatatgaccctatttcttctaaaaagctacGTCTaatactcttgcaaaactcccaaaaaactctccaaatacttttctctctaaattctaactttggcatcggagattcggaggttcttcggccaaagccccccccattcatcgtgagtgcgtgaggctcttggccttgacctaaggtgttaattgttttgtaagtgcaattttgtccaagaagaagaaggcggaaatttgcatccacaacatCATTTGGtgaataaatttatttagtgtgtCTAACATTATACAAAATATAATAAAGGCTAAACCCTTATATAATTCCCTGTTACTTATATTCAAATCCTAAACTATTATCCACCACTATGAATACCACTAGAACTCGATAATTCAATTTGTCGATACACAAAAATTGGGTTGACTTTAGTACAATGCATAGTGTCATGTAGTGACCTTCGCAAAGGTGCTTTAGTCACATAGCTAGTGAAGATAATAGAGATGTAGACAAAGGGTAGTGAAGATAATATATGAAAGGCTAAACGTAGATCCGCTTTTCATGTCATATGTTTGAAGATATATAGATAGAAATGGCATTATGTGTTTCGTAGTTTTATTCAAGAAATACATATCAATTCGGATGAAGTGGAATTAACAATTGGATTTATCTAGATCGAAGACCAACCAAGGCATTCTTATCGTTCACTTGTAGGATCTGACCACTACATGCATGGAGTACTTATCATAGAGAGTTCCTTCCACAATACTAAAAGCTCTTATAATATGGCATGGCCAGCAAACACAATTGCTTTTTCGCATCTCTTAAACAAACAATAAAGGCCACAATTACAGGTCCCTCCAACGCATGGCCAACAAATTCCAATTTCAAAATACCAAGTCGTGTTGTCGAAAGCCCTCAAAAAACAATACTCAAAGAAGTCTATGAGCAATTGAAAGGTGAAGTATTGCATAATAAATCATATTCTATGTGTCTCCATCAAACAGTTCGAGCAAGCGGTCgataaatgagaaaataaaagCCTACAGAATGTGATCAGAAGAGATGAAACTTTTGACCTGTCATCTGGGAATTATAAGTAGGAGTTTCGTGGGCCAAAGTGTTCAACAATACACAATTTGATAATGGTTAAGCTTATATAACGAGTAAGGCAACTTAATAAAAGATATTACTTATGTGATGAATTGTAATGGATGTCAAAGGTCATCCATCTCGTTagcaagagatttttcagtgtaatcatcacacgaggtggtacaccacgtgttcctatataaatggtgggttatgtgtgttaaaaagttaataacttaaaagttaaaaatttccaccacttgcataaaaacacgtgatgtaccatccaTATTCCCgttacaactaaaaatttctcctcgtTAGCCCTTGActgacttgcaaattgcagtacatgtatgtttttttttacttaaaagGATCTACATTTTGGCCACCTTAAACTTGCAAGTTGCAATAAATTACTATAAATTAACATGTCATGTGTCATTTGTTATTgatgtatacacacacatgcGCTATATAAACATTTATGTTTTTACTTTGTTTAACATATTATTTTGTCAAATTATAAGGCTTGCACAAGTATTAAACTATATACAAATCAATTAGTCAGATAACTACAAAAAATAACATTGATTTCATTTACATTGGTGACACAGAATTAGGCAAGGCATTATCAGAGGCTAATAACTAGCATGCACGCGATTATATGTACGCCTTATTGGATTAACAGTTTAGCAATATATTTTAACACAATATTTGGCATGAAAATATTTTGCCCCTGTACGCAAGGGGAAATCTTGAAATGTCATATGagtttaaacatttttttagtttatcGTATGAACTAAAATTTAGAGTGATTTGTCATGTCAAATTTTTGAAATCATTTTATGATCTCATCCTAACTTCATTAAATTTTCCACCAAAataagacctagtttgggagtgaggtgcttaaaaaaaaagcacccatgaaaaaaagctgtgagggttttaggtgtttggtaaactgaaaaaaaagggcttattttgaaagctgctgtgagaataagctgaaatcaaaggaaaaagctgaagttgttatttgtagctttggaaaactggcttttttttcaaagcacacggagctatagtgcttctttaatgaaaagactcactattagactgcttttttttccaaaagcacttttacaaaaaagtttaccaaacactctgctgatttatttcacagtcgcttattctcacagcacagctgcttattctcacagcagctttttttcaaagcacagcaataccaaaccagccctaagtcaTGTGGCTTGCACATAACTTGTTTTCAAGGTTATTTTGAACATTTCAACTTTCCACTACCCTTTAAGGTTTTTTCGTGTTAAATTCACCCTTTTGAGCTTGTGCCTTTTGTTTATGTCTCATGATGGCATCGGTGCGATTTATCTTGATGTAACTGGTAGCTTTGTGCGCCAAGTACCTATTGTACCGGACAGTATTTGTTTCCTTTGCAATTTATTTGAGGAGTCGACACTACCTGTATGCAAAGAGTGTCCCCTTAACTGTTTTGTTGGCAATTTTGTGCGAAATGTCTCTTATGTGGCGGATTATGAAGTGATTGAATTTCTAGTTGTCGGGATTAAAGTTCTTTTAATTGTAAAAGATTTGCCGATATGGTGCCAATTAGATTGGCCAGACCTTAAGATTTGACTACAGTACTTACATGTATTGGTACAATCACTAATTTGATGGTCAAATCATAAGCATTGTAGCGAATCTGAGATTAGCCTACACACCTTGGGTGAGGGAAGCACTCCCTAAATAAAACGTCTAAATGATTCTTTTATTTACAGCTAATGGTGACCAGGAACCATCGATCCTTCGAGGCGTCGACTCAAGTCGGGTTGAAAACACATAATGAGTTTATCATGGATGATAATACGAATAAAACTTGTACCAATTCGTATGCCATCTTCTTTATATAGATTGACATTCACATAGAAGCAGTTCTTTCTGATTATTCGAGTTTTCCACTTGGACCAATTGGTGCATGTTGATCCTTCCCTTTGTTGGCTAAACATGGGAAGGGGAGGTGTTTGGTGAAGTTGGAGCAGAGGCAACCCGCCTACCACGCTCAGACCTACTGTTCTCTGCGAACTTTAAACTCTGTTGGTGCAACCCCTTCTGCTTCTCCGCCTCACTCCACTCAGCTGCATGGTAAAACTCTTCTGTCGATTTCTCGACATCTTTGGAAGCTGGAAGGAACATGCTTCCCCACTGTGGGAAGTGCACCAAAGTCACAGGAAGAGTGCAGCACACAATCATTACCCCCATCCAAGACAATCCTGAGGCAGTTGAGAACGCTGAGGTTGAAAAGAACACTAGTTGGGTCAACCCAGACCCGAAGTTCCCACCTGCTCCGGTGAGGCCCGAGATAATGTCGAGGGAACGTCGGGAGATGAAGGGGTTGATGCCAAAGGTAGCTCCACATGCAGCCTGGGCTCCTATAGAGAAGAGGATCATGGCAAAGACTGCAAGGGGCAGTGAATTGGCTCGGCCGAGCCATATACAGAAGACTCCTCCTAGGGTTTGGAGAATCCAGAGAGTCCACAACCTGCCTCTCATGCCAAAGTACCTGCCTGCTAGATCAGAAGCCCACCCACCAAAGGGACGCGCCGCAAAGTTGGCCATGCCGAATGATGCAGCAATGATGCCGGCTAAGTGAAGTTTTAGATCAAATCTGTTGATTCGATTAGACAAAATTAAACATAATTGGTACGGTCCAAGAAAGAAATTAATGCAACTGTATGCTAGCTGACATATATGGGTCTATCTTTATTAGAAGGATGATACAAATATGTGATAAGTGTAACATTACTCATATATACATGCATGATTAGAGAACGTTACCTAATATATACTTAATTACATTGCTCATCAAAACATATGGTAAAAATagttgtaataaaaaaatagtaattaaataaacaaaaagtaaCCTGTCATAGAAGTATTCAGCAATGACATTATCAATGGACAACTCAACACCCATGGAGTAGCCATAGAGAAGGACGAAAATCCACGTTCTGTAGTTTGTGATAGCATGCCACAGCACCTGAACAGTAGTAATTAAATTGAtcaaggggtgtgctatccacacaccccattttacttctcacacaccctttgataatttatatccgttgatcttctttaattcatccgatccgacggccgaaaattaaaaaggtgtgtgagaagtagaatggggtgtgtggatatcacaccccttgatCAATTAGAcatcaataaaattaattagcaaCTTATACAAAATTCTTAGGTCTTTGaaagtgattgaattaataaaaaaaatatttgtttaaaaaaaaactgacctTGGAGAATTGATCTTTGGCAACTTCACCCTTCTTCTGCAAGGCACCAAGATTCCCATCAGGCAAGTCTTGGCCAAGTGTTAACACCATGATTCCAGTAATGACATGAAGCCACCCAGGAATGAAGAATGCAATTCTCCAGGCAGTAAAAGGAGTCGCTCCACATCTGCCGATGATGTCGAACACCAATGGCATCAAGAGCTGGGTGGCCCCACAGCCCATATTACCCCACCCAGCGCAAGTCCCATTCACCAGCCCAATAATCTTACCATTGAACATTGTGCTCATCCAGTATTGACACGACACAAAAAACCAATCATAAACCTAACTGCTAAGTAACCCCCAGCGTCAGACACATACGACATGCAAAACACAGTGGGTGCGCTGAGCATTATGAGAAACGCACAGCCGTAGCGTGGCCCTAGCAAATCATACACCGCACCCATCACAAGCCTTGAGAATATGCTGCCGGAGACGGAGGCAACCCCCGCATTTCCGATGTCTTGCTTGGTCAGGTTGAGATTGTCTCGGATGATAGGGACGAGAGGAGCAGCTGCAAATGTTGAGATAAAGCAAGTGAAGAAGGAGATCCAAGACAAGTGGAAGGTTCTCATGTGAGGGTTGGCCAATGAggagagtttgaaaactttggcCTTGTGCTCCGAATCGACTGGCAAGTCGAATTTGGCAGTCGTGTCTGTTGGGACAATTGGTGATGCTACTGAGAATGCAAAGGTTTTCTCTCTGCCGGTCACTCCATGCATGGAACTTCCGGGTTCACCTTCGGTATCTGTCATTTCGGGTTCCGGATTTTGGGGTGTGGATTTAGAGTTTTGAAACTCGGAACGGTTTTTGAAACAGCTCTCAGAGAACTGAAATGGACTCGTGGTGTTGTGTGAGGAATGTACAAAGGGAGTGTGGGATTTATATAAGGCTTGGAGTTGACATTGTGAAGGGTTGTGAAGAGTCAATGGGCAAGAGTAAGATTCTCGACATTTGTGTGATCCATTTCGCCGCATATGACGATATGAATAGTAAAAGTCTCTTCATATATCCCAAGGGACCACCGTAACCTTTCCAAATTGGTCACCAGCTGGTTAATTAACAAGTAGCTTGCATATTAGGGACAGGGCCGgtccagagatttttgaggcccgggACGACGTAAAAAAAAGTGTCATAACttcatgtaagaaaattatttattttcacacataagatttcgaaaaaaaatttacttagaaaaacacttcaaactcaataatagaaacacagaaagactaatttattttttattgagagagggaaacaaaagaaaaaaaatttgagcttacaagtagatagatgatgagttttgttttccatctgaactttgaatgtatttttgaataaatcgtgcgatgttttttttcttatttactaaccttgtcaatatggaactaaaaaataatgatgttttcgagtctttaattgatatgcattattaatgaatgggcactaaattaaacattttgatgacacgtcatataatttgcaaatttggtctacgtattattctttgttgaagattagacttgaattaaaacgaatatttaaaaataacaacacacatagctactagatagtaactaaaaataaattaacaaccaaacaaaaatttgtaaaaattgaaaaaaataaacatgcacatagcatttcgaacttagaacctcttgttaattttaaacaacaaaaatcattgtttctaattaaacttcttgatcctttaaccaaatttatactcttataaaaagaaatttgtaaaaaatggaaagtaaataaacatacatggtgttttgaacccaggacctcctcattattttcaaatgacaaaccaccacttctagttaaatttctatgtctttgaaccaaattttataaatttatactctcataaaaatatatataaatataccaccctaataattttggtgcccctaatttttttgggccctggacGGTCGCCCTGCTTGCACTGGGCCGGCCCTGATTAGGGACAACCAAACCAAGTATTAATTAAGTCAATGAACTCCGAATTAAGTCGGCCTGGAATTTGTACACATAAAAGGAAACTACattttaatattgtttgtttaattgGAGTAAGGCTTATTAGTTGAAATGCCCCCTGAAACTGCCATTGAGTTTACTCATTGAAACTGGTTTTGTCTCACTTTGCCCCCTGAAACTAacattttcaactcttttgtCTCACTTTAACCACTTCTGTTAATGGATTGTTAAATTTAGGGTATTTTAGAGATTTCAGTTTTTACACATTTATTTACTTCTAGCCTACACACTAAACAagtctcaattttatttttgacaacTCTAATTCAAACGCATAAATTTTgtacattt encodes the following:
- the LOC126616727 gene encoding SNF1-related protein kinase regulatory subunit beta-3-like; the encoded protein is MNNSFGDDYDEATVAGFEVLRSPDASYNNVYPGNEDEAQDPPLVPPQLQQTLLSYPASADTTGTIPLPQNVTLNHLYIENRETPRSVVALGFTHRIRSKFVTVVLYKPVQRRGTTSS